A genomic segment from Glycine soja cultivar W05 chromosome 18, ASM419377v2, whole genome shotgun sequence encodes:
- the LOC114397592 gene encoding FRIGIDA-like protein 1, which yields MATLKTISAALNLVDSKKENLKKAFDDLQSLFSPLPLSWSDLDSHFTTVHHSLTHRFHLLQSQSETLTLTPNSDPPPQTPQNANFSSNPTDPSSNHDESSPGVSPQNDAVKGSVTPRNELVAFCEKMDGVGLMNYVNDNFQDRARIQAELPGAFRHAPDAGAMVLGALERFHGEGSGNELKEWELRRIRKTCIVMLKQFRVAALSVSAEASVRARKLALAWKERLVGDDDNMFGALGLLHLVCAFGFVSEFSLDELVGFSVAAPTNEEDFPELCRAVGLTERVPDIVQKLIDKDKHILAVKYILEFNLADRISPVPILKACVDEAKKLGKRLFQEGKSLNESMSREINTLRSVIKTIESYKLESEYPLASLEQHIEQLKRQKTNNKRAAPAPAAKPPQHQQQQQQQKRNMQNQQQQTGIKRPRASAPVGPAAVLKNVNSTIHHYQQSLAHQSGLFPEHPNPYMSSPAMPFGMVAPTPNVPPYAGPSAGPYGHDGVPMGPSGNPNLGGSHLSLSEPHVQTGGYYDRASTYGGIGLQHYYQASYYPQ from the exons ATGGCTACACTGAAGACGATCTCTGCAGCACTGAACCTGGTCGATTCCAAGAAAGAGAATCTCAAGAAAGCCTTCGACGATCTCCAATCCCTTTTCTCTCCCCTCCCTCTCTCATGGTCCGACCTCGATTCCCACTTCACCACCGTCCACCACTCCCTCACCCACCGCTTCCACCTCCTCCAATCCCAATCcgaaaccctaaccctaaccccaaaTTCCGACCCACCACCCCAAACCCCCCAAAACGCGAACTTTTCGTCAAACCCTACCGACCCATCATCGAATCACGACGAATCTTCACCTGGGGTGTCCCCCCAAAACGACGCCGTTAAGGGCTCGGTCACGCCCAGGAACGAATTGGTCGCTTTCTGCGAGAAAATGGACGGTGTAGGATTGATGAATTACGTCAATGACAACTTTCAGGATAGGGCAAGGATTCAGGCGGAGCTTCCCGGCGCGTTTCGACACGCGCCGGACGCCGGCGCGATGGTTCTGGGAGCTTTGGAGAGGTTTCACGGGGAGGGTAGTGGTAATGAATTGAAGGAATGGGAATTGAGGAGGATTAGGAAGACTTGCATTGTGATGTTGAAGCAGTTCAGGGTTGCTGCTCTGAGTGTGAGTGCTGAGGCAAGTGTGAGAGCCAGGAAGTTGGCTTTGGCATGGAAAGAGAGGTTGGTGGGTGATGATGACAATATGTTTGGAGCTTTGGGGCTTTTGCATTTGGTTTGTGCATTTGGTTTTGTCTCTGAATTCAGCTTGGATGAGCTTGTTGGCTTTTCGGTTGCGGCCCCGACTAATGAGGAGGACTTCCCAGAGCTGTGCCGGGCGGTTGGGTTGACGGAGAGAGTTCCTG ATATTGTTCAAAAACTTATAGATAAGGACAAACATATTCTGGCTGTCAAGTATATTCTTGAGTTTAATCTTGCTGACAGGATTTCACCTGTTCCTATTTTGAAAGCTTGTGTGGATGAAGCTAAGAAACTTGGTAAAAGACTTTTCCAGGAAGGAAAGTCATTG AATGAGAGTATGTCTAGAGAAATTAATACACTGAGATCGGTGATCAAGACTATTGAGAGTTATAAGCTTGAATCTGAATACCCACTAGCTAGCCTGGAACAGCATATAGAGCAATTAAAGAGGCAGAAGACAAATAATAAACGTGCTGCACCAGCTCCTGCTGCAAAGCCTCCTCAGcatcaacagcaacaacaacagcaaaagAGAAATATGCAGAACCAACAGCAGCAGACTGGGATCAAGCGTCCTCGAGCATCAGCACCAGTTGGCCCTGCAGCTGTCCTCAAGAATGTCAATTCAACTATTCACCACTACCAGCAATCTCTTGCCCATCAATCAGGTTTGTTTCCAGAGCATCCAAATCCATACATGAGCTCGCCAGCCATGCCATTTGGCATGGTGGCTCCTACCCCAAATGTTCCTCCTTATGCAGGTCCTTCAGCTGGGCCTTATGGTCATGATGGTGTCCCAATGGGTCCCAGTGGCAACCCCAATCTTGGTGGTTCTCATCTTAGCTTGTCAGAGCCACATGTGCAAACTGGTGGTTATTATGATAGAGCCTCTACTTATGGTGGGATTGGGCTGCAACATTATTACCAAGCATCTTATTATCCTCAATAG